A window of the Butyricimonas faecalis genome harbors these coding sequences:
- a CDS encoding ATP-binding protein, protein MYKRKQFSELLSRLSERRDKIQVISGPRQVGKSTMVKQVMQEVSIPNMLVSADSVQKNNTTWIGEMWDTARARMRMGKHNEYLLVIDEVHKLDNWSEEVKKQWDADTFNDINLKIVILGSSRLLLKDGLTESLAGRYELIRMPHWSYTEMRDAFGMDLDKFIYFGGYPGGARLTASEARWRRYIKDSIIAPAIEHDILMTKVIYKPELMKQLFELGCTYSGEEISLTKLLGQLQDAGNVTTLANYLTTLTESQLLCGLQKYANDNARKYNSVPKLMVFNTSLFSALSGISFKKAFTTPKIWGRWVESTIGAHILNMADEQDFKVYYWREQNDEVDFVIECNRQCVAIEVKSGRRTTNKGLSVFSTKFRPVHSFVVGSGGVPVEEFLSWDLNVFD, encoded by the coding sequence ATGTACAAGAGAAAGCAATTTAGCGAATTACTATCCAGATTATCAGAGAGAAGGGATAAGATACAAGTAATTTCAGGGCCACGACAAGTGGGAAAGTCCACCATGGTCAAGCAGGTAATGCAAGAGGTGTCCATTCCGAATATGCTGGTTTCAGCCGATTCCGTACAAAAAAATAACACGACATGGATTGGTGAAATGTGGGATACTGCACGGGCGCGTATGAGGATGGGCAAACACAATGAATATTTGCTTGTGATAGACGAAGTCCACAAGTTGGACAACTGGAGTGAGGAAGTCAAAAAACAGTGGGATGCAGATACTTTCAATGATATAAATCTAAAGATCGTCATTTTGGGCTCATCCCGTCTGCTTCTCAAGGACGGGCTTACGGAATCCCTCGCCGGTCGCTACGAACTGATCCGAATGCCGCATTGGAGCTATACGGAGATGCGGGATGCCTTCGGGATGGATTTGGACAAATTCATCTATTTCGGTGGATATCCTGGCGGAGCCAGGCTGACGGCGAGCGAAGCCCGCTGGCGCCGTTACATAAAGGACAGCATCATTGCGCCTGCCATTGAACATGACATACTGATGACTAAAGTCATATATAAGCCGGAACTGATGAAACAATTGTTTGAGCTGGGGTGTACATATTCCGGGGAAGAGATTTCGTTGACAAAGCTGCTCGGGCAGTTACAGGATGCCGGTAACGTGACGACATTGGCTAATTATCTGACAACACTGACAGAATCGCAACTGCTTTGTGGCTTACAGAAATATGCGAATGACAATGCAAGAAAATACAATTCGGTTCCCAAGTTGATGGTGTTTAACACATCCTTGTTCAGTGCATTATCCGGAATTTCCTTCAAAAAGGCATTTACCACCCCTAAAATCTGGGGACGATGGGTAGAGAGCACTATCGGGGCACATATTCTGAATATGGCAGACGAGCAGGACTTTAAGGTCTATTATTGGAGGGAACAGAACGATGAAGTCGACTTCGTGATCGAATGCAACCGGCAATGTGTCGCTATCGAGGTCAAAAGCGGCCGTCGTACAACTAACAAGGGATTGTCTGTATTCAGTACTAAATTCCGGCCTGTACATTCATTTGTGGTCGGATCCGGAGGGGTGCCGGTAGAGGAATTCCTGTCGTGGGATCTCAATGTTTTCGATTAA